The following is a genomic window from Desulfobacterales bacterium.
CGGACCGCGGCCCGTAACGGGCCAGCACCCCGTCCGCTTCCAGCCCGAGATGCTCGGCATAGAGTTTGAGAAAGCCCCGGACAAACACCGCGGCCGGCAGATGGGCCCGGCCATCCTCCTCAATGGCCTGGAGAATGACGATCCGGATCCCGGTGGCCGCGGCCACCTCGGCCAGGGATATCTCCTGCCGGATCCGTTCTTCCCGGAGATAGCGGCCCGCGGTCAGATCAGGCCGCCCCTCACCGGTCTCCCGGGCCGATGGCCGTGGTTCCCGGGCATGGTCGTTGCTGGACATGGATCTCCGTTTCCCTTCACCCGGCAGGTCCCGCCGACTCCCCCATGAGCCGGTACTGCTCTGTCCGGGCGTTACAACAACTCCTGAATATAGGCCTGCTCCCGCAGCTCTTTCAACCACTTCTCGTACTGTTTTTCCAACTCCTGCTGGTAGAGCAGATCCCGGATCTCTTCCCGCACCGACTCAAAAGGGGCCACTTCCCCGGCCTCGGTGGAGAGAAGCTTGAAAAACTGGTACCCGGAGCCGATTTCAACCAGGGGGCTGATCTCCCCGGGTTTCAACTCGGTAATGGTCTCCCGCATATGGGGGGCCATGTCGTCCTGCTTGAAGGTCCCGATATCGCCGCCCTCCGCGGCCGAGGGCAGATCGGAATAGGCCTTTGCCAGCTCCCGGAAGTTGCCGCCGGCCACGGCCTGGGCCCGGACCTGTTCGGCCCGCTGCCGGGCCTCGGCCTTGGCAGCTGCCAGTTCCTCCGCGCCCAGGTCCGCCGGCCGTGCCCCCTTGTTCCAGGAAAAACCCATCTGCAGGAGATGGTAGCCGGTGGAAACCCTGTCCGGTCCATAGCGGTGGTCGTAGTACTCCCTGGCCTTTTCATCGGTGATTACAATCCTGGAACGGACCTCCATCGAAACCAGCTTGGAGCGCAGGATCTGGGCCCGGATCGCCGGCCGGGGCCCCTGTTCGCTTCTCCCCGAGGCGGCCAGTTGCCGCTGGAACTCCCGGCGGGACATCCGGTTGCCGCTGACAACCTTGTCATAGGCCTCGTCCACCTCCTGTTCAGAGACCTCCACCCCGAGTTCCGCGGCCTTCTGGGCGGCAATCCGCTGGTTGATCAGGCTGGACAGCACCTCCCGGCGAGCCCGGGTCAGGGCCCCCTCCAGTTCGGCCGGCGGAGTCTTTTCAATGATCTGCTGGAAGAAATCCTTGCCCTCGGCATTCAGTTCGGAAAGGGTGATCGGCTCATCGTTGAC
Proteins encoded in this region:
- a CDS encoding peptidylprolyl isomerase yields the protein MKRMFVALLCAGMLFAPSLLKAALVDRVVAVVNDEPITLSELNAEGKDFFQQIIEKTPPAELEGALTRARREVLSSLINQRIAAQKAAELGVEVSEQEVDEAYDKVVSGNRMSRREFQRQLAASGRSEQGPRPAIRAQILRSKLVSMEVRSRIVITDEKAREYYDHRYGPDRVSTGYHLLQMGFSWNKGARPADLGAEELAAAKAEARQRAEQVRAQAVAGGNFRELAKAYSDLPSAAEGGDIGTFKQDDMAPHMRETITELKPGEISPLVEIGSGYQFFKLLSTEAGEVAPFESVREEIRDLLYQQELEKQYEKWLKELREQAYIQELL